The Coraliomargarita sinensis DNA segment TTCCTTCTTTAAGCCGGTCTTATCGAAACCGGGCATCGTCTCAGGTAACACGATCTCTAGGTCTGGGATCTGATGTCGTGTTTGGGTGCTGATCATGCACACGAGACAATCGTCAAAATCTCCATGGATTCTTTTGATCAACAATGCGGGTCTTAGCTTGCCAACACCCAAATCTGACTGAGGGAAACGGAACAGGAGGATATCACCTTCGGAAATCATCCGATCTTCTCGATCACATCAGATTCTGTGTAGAGGCTTTCCTCGTCCTCCATCCCTCGCAGTGCTGCAGCGAGGGAGGCTTCTCTAAGGGCATTCTCTTCGTTTCTTTTCTCTTTTTCTTTTAGAAACTCTACGAATTCAAGCACTTCAGACTGCTTCTCCGGCCGTAGAGAGGCAATCTCTTGGATGATTTGTTCCGCAGTGCTCATGTCTTTTAATACTGCTGATCAGAGGCCGAATCTCAAGTTCATTTTTTGTCCATCGTCAAGG contains these protein-coding regions:
- a CDS encoding type II toxin-antitoxin system PemK/MazF family toxin, which translates into the protein MISEGDILLFRFPQSDLGVGKLRPALLIKRIHGDFDDCLVCMISTQTRHQIPDLEIVLPETMPGFDKTGLKKESLIRTSRLAVVHPSIFAGKLGTLPKEALGDIRTRLSEWIRSEGSIQAR
- a CDS encoding DUF2281 domain-containing protein codes for the protein MSTAEQIIQEIASLRPEKQSEVLEFVEFLKEKEKRNEENALREASLAAALRGMEDEESLYTESDVIEKIG